The Euzebya sp. genome contains a region encoding:
- a CDS encoding PIN domain-containing protein encodes MTSEFVDTNVLLYAYDIDAGHRHHRARALVGELGRTRRGALSVQVLQEFYVNAVRKIAVPLPPDRARGRLRVLSRWRTHSPLPHDVVAATELSEQHQISFWDAMILRSASELDCAILWSEDLNAGQRIADVEIRSPFD; translated from the coding sequence ATGACGTCGGAGTTCGTCGACACGAACGTGCTCCTGTACGCCTACGACATCGACGCCGGTCACCGCCACCACCGCGCGCGGGCACTCGTGGGGGAGCTCGGACGTACCCGACGTGGTGCGCTGTCCGTGCAGGTGCTCCAGGAGTTCTACGTCAACGCCGTGCGGAAGATCGCCGTGCCGCTCCCGCCGGATCGTGCCCGAGGACGGCTGCGGGTCCTCAGCAGGTGGCGCACGCACTCCCCCCTCCCACACGACGTGGTCGCCGCGACCGAGCTGTCCGAGCAGCACCAGATCTCGTTCTGGGACGCCATGATCCTCCGCAGCGCCAGCGAGCTCGACTGCGCGATCCTCTGGTCCGAGGATCTGAACGCCGGCCAGCGGATCGCCGACGTCGAGATCCGCTCCCCCTTCGACTGA
- a CDS encoding lamin tail domain-containing protein: MRRRWIGSVLVLLAVLWGCGGSDGEIRHDRPADDAAAYPTAYIAAVVAAVDGDDLAVDGGEHVVVASNFDQRTDMGGWALEDADGTRLPLGIGRQLDPGGELRIHTGCGTETDDAVFACLDTEVLDDGGDTVRLLDAAGAEVDAFRYGE; this comes from the coding sequence ATGCGCAGGAGGTGGATCGGGAGCGTGCTGGTGCTGCTGGCCGTCCTCTGGGGGTGCGGGGGTTCAGACGGCGAGATCCGCCACGACCGGCCGGCGGACGACGCGGCAGCCTATCCGACCGCGTACATCGCGGCGGTCGTCGCGGCGGTCGACGGTGATGACCTGGCCGTGGACGGCGGTGAGCACGTGGTCGTCGCCTCAAACTTCGACCAGCGCACCGACATGGGCGGCTGGGCGCTCGAGGACGCCGACGGCACGCGGCTGCCGCTCGGCATCGGCCGTCAGCTCGATCCCGGTGGGGAGCTGCGGATCCACACCGGCTGCGGTACGGAGACCGACGATGCGGTCTTCGCCTGCCTCGACACCGAGGTCCTGGACGACGGTGGTGACACCGTGCGCCTGCTGGACGCCGCCGGCGCTGAGGTCGACGCCTTCCGGTACGGCGAGTAG
- a CDS encoding PIN domain nuclease, with protein sequence MIVVDTSAWVEFLRGTDSAVCNTVDGLLDAEDLAVTDVISMEVLAGGRDDHHVAQLRGLLARAAQLPTDAASYDHAAALYRRCRRRGETVPKLIDCLIAAVVIDADASLLHADADYDVLARHTPLRVHEVR encoded by the coding sequence ATGATCGTCGTCGACACCTCGGCCTGGGTCGAGTTCCTCCGCGGCACGGACTCCGCGGTGTGCAACACCGTGGACGGTCTCCTCGACGCAGAGGACCTGGCCGTCACGGACGTGATCAGCATGGAGGTCCTGGCCGGTGGGCGAGACGACCACCACGTCGCACAGCTCCGCGGGCTGCTCGCCCGTGCCGCCCAGCTGCCGACCGACGCCGCCAGCTACGACCATGCGGCGGCCTTGTACCGTCGGTGTCGTCGTCGCGGTGAGACCGTCCCCAAGCTCATCGACTGCCTGATCGCCGCCGTGGTGATCGACGCCGATGCGTCGTTGCTGCACGCCGACGCGGACTACGACGTCCTGGCCCGCCACACACCGCTGCGGGTCCACGAGGTGCGCTGA
- a CDS encoding type II toxin-antitoxin system Phd/YefM family antitoxin, whose protein sequence is MGIPETVNVYEAKTHLSRLIDRALAGEEVVIGRAGKPLVRLVKLDVPVRRTPGSARNQIWMADDFDEPDERIIDAFWGEQP, encoded by the coding sequence ATGGGCATCCCTGAGACCGTGAACGTCTACGAGGCGAAGACACACCTCTCGAGGTTGATCGACCGTGCACTGGCGGGCGAAGAGGTCGTCATCGGGCGTGCCGGCAAACCGCTGGTTCGGCTGGTCAAGCTGGATGTGCCCGTCCGCAGGACACCGGGGAGCGCACGCAACCAGATCTGGATGGCCGACGACTTCGACGAACCCGATGAGCGGATCATCGACGCCTTCTGGGGGGAGCAGCCCTGA
- a CDS encoding DUF6036 family nucleotidyltransferase, translating to MAHLVRAAGAILDVNELLVIGSQSILGSFTEEQLPPPAILSIEADLLTRDGSPESADLIDGTIGELSPFHDTFGVYAQGVDRTTARLPSGWEDRLVRFERADTGGVVAWCLEPHDLWVAKQLAGRPQDRTFCRAVLSHGLLDTDELLRRIDAVDATAGERHLLRGLAVARSGPGGDA from the coding sequence TTGGCCCATCTCGTCCGCGCTGCCGGGGCCATCCTCGACGTGAACGAGCTGCTGGTCATCGGCAGCCAGTCGATCCTGGGCTCGTTCACCGAGGAGCAACTCCCACCTCCGGCGATCTTGAGCATCGAAGCCGACCTGCTCACAAGGGATGGCTCTCCGGAGTCCGCCGACCTCATCGACGGAACCATCGGGGAGCTGTCACCGTTCCACGACACCTTCGGGGTCTACGCCCAAGGGGTGGATCGGACCACGGCACGGCTGCCGTCGGGGTGGGAGGACCGTCTGGTCCGCTTCGAGCGCGCAGACACCGGCGGGGTCGTGGCGTGGTGCCTGGAACCCCACGACCTCTGGGTCGCCAAGCAGCTCGCGGGACGGCCCCAGGACCGGACGTTCTGCCGTGCGGTGCTGTCCCACGGACTGCTCGACACCGACGAGCTTCTTCGGCGCATCGACGCCGTGGACGCCACCGCCGGAGAACGCCACCTGCTGCGGGGCCTGGCCGTCGCTCGATCCGGTCCCGGTGGCGACGCCTGA
- a CDS encoding ribbon-helix-helix protein, CopG family, translating to MSYSERTQVLLTRSQRDKVERLAAEAKRSVGQVIRDAIDAYNQPDANRRREGLDALMALNAPVGDWEDLEREIIDGAAG from the coding sequence ATGTCCTACAGCGAACGCACGCAGGTGCTCCTCACCCGGAGTCAGCGGGACAAGGTCGAGCGTCTCGCTGCGGAGGCGAAGCGTTCGGTGGGTCAGGTCATCCGGGACGCCATCGATGCCTACAACCAACCCGATGCCAACCGCCGCCGCGAGGGTCTGGACGCCTTGATGGCGCTGAACGCGCCGGTCGGTGACTGGGAGGACCTGGAGAGGGAGATCATCGACGGCGCGGCCGGATGA
- a CDS encoding Uma2 family endonuclease, producing the protein MITVTTPAPPVRELPEAFRPLRSVEFQRLVDLGLFEGTHVELVGGVLVEMSPQGPLHNTVLRRMNRVLVLAAGDAFEVGVQVPLDVDDITLPEPDFTIVPAGRFTDRHPDAAVLIVEVAVTSGRFDLGEKARRYGAAGFGEYWVVDLDRRCVHVHRDPSPDGWGSVVRHTAGELAATAVPGLVIDVADVLSVAG; encoded by the coding sequence ATGATCACGGTGACCACGCCCGCCCCGCCCGTCCGCGAGCTGCCCGAGGCCTTCCGACCCCTCCGGTCGGTGGAGTTCCAACGGCTCGTCGACCTCGGGCTGTTCGAGGGCACCCACGTCGAGCTGGTCGGAGGGGTGCTGGTCGAGATGAGCCCGCAGGGTCCGTTGCACAACACCGTCCTACGGCGGATGAACCGGGTGCTCGTCCTCGCGGCCGGTGACGCCTTCGAAGTCGGGGTGCAGGTGCCCCTCGACGTCGATGACATCACCCTCCCCGAGCCGGACTTCACCATCGTCCCCGCCGGCCGGTTCACCGACCGCCACCCCGACGCGGCTGTGCTCATCGTCGAGGTCGCCGTCACCTCCGGCCGCTTCGACCTCGGGGAGAAGGCCCGCCGCTACGGCGCGGCCGGGTTCGGCGAGTACTGGGTCGTGGACCTGGACCGCCGCTGCGTCCACGTCCACCGCGATCCCTCACCGGACGGGTGGGGATCCGTCGTCCGCCACACCGCCGGCGAGCTGGCCGCGACCGCGGTCCCCGGCCTGGTCATCGACGTCGCCGACGTGCTGTCCGTGGCTGGCTGA
- a CDS encoding tyrosine-type recombinase/integrase → MPPDAPPSWAALIDGFIAHERGVAGLADETLRHRHLHLRTFAHWWDATHPDRSPTTAMPADLAAFLVTEADRGLSAYSRRAELVALRRFFAWQRLTGRVDHDPTEGLEAPSPTPRAIEVYAPADVVAILDHTSALRDVRGRIRHAIVATLRYTGMRSGELRSLRLDRLDLDARQARVIGKGGRPRTVVLPEPAVAVLDAFLTDIRPDLPASPLLLSNPAPQVTTPHRGFSHEAVYREVELAGQGARVPGRHFPHRWRHTFATELVRAGVDIHVVQRLLGHTTIHATVGYTHLVIDDLHRSLEGMW, encoded by the coding sequence ATGCCTCCCGATGCCCCTCCGAGCTGGGCGGCGCTGATCGACGGGTTCATCGCCCACGAGCGCGGCGTCGCCGGCCTGGCCGACGAGACCCTCCGCCACCGCCATCTGCACCTGCGGACCTTTGCGCACTGGTGGGACGCCACCCACCCCGACCGGTCCCCCACGACGGCCATGCCCGCGGACCTCGCCGCGTTCCTCGTCACCGAAGCCGACCGCGGACTGAGCGCCTACAGCCGCCGCGCCGAGCTCGTGGCCCTTCGTCGCTTCTTCGCCTGGCAGCGTCTCACCGGACGCGTCGACCACGACCCGACCGAGGGTCTGGAGGCGCCGTCGCCGACGCCCCGCGCGATCGAGGTGTACGCGCCGGCTGACGTCGTGGCCATCCTCGACCACACATCCGCCCTGCGTGACGTGCGGGGCCGGATCCGCCATGCGATCGTCGCGACGTTGCGGTACACGGGCATGCGGTCGGGGGAGCTGCGGTCCCTTCGCCTGGACCGCTTGGACCTCGATGCCCGCCAGGCCCGCGTCATCGGCAAGGGCGGCCGACCGCGGACGGTCGTGCTCCCCGAACCCGCGGTCGCGGTCCTCGACGCGTTCCTCACCGACATCCGTCCCGACCTGCCCGCATCGCCGTTGCTGCTGTCGAACCCCGCGCCGCAGGTCACCACCCCGCACCGCGGGTTCAGCCACGAAGCGGTCTACCGGGAGGTCGAGTTGGCCGGTCAGGGCGCGCGGGTCCCTGGCCGCCACTTCCCCCACCGGTGGCGGCACACCTTCGCGACCGAGCTGGTCCGGGCCGGCGTCGACATCCACGTCGTCCAGCGCCTCCTCGGGCACACCACGATCCACGCGACCGTCGGCTACACCCACCTGGTCATCGACGATCTCCACCGCAGCCTGGAGGGCATGTGGTGA
- a CDS encoding type II toxin-antitoxin system VapC family toxin — MPTAADAALLVDTSVAVPLVVSDHEDHAEVRDGLRGRTLGLAGHAAFETYSVLTRLPAPLRRSPSATQRLLTANFPATRFLDEGATAALRERLAHLGIAGGAVYDALVGATALHHRLPLVTRDHRATGTYRKLDVPLWSPR, encoded by the coding sequence ATGCCGACCGCCGCTGACGCCGCGCTGCTCGTCGACACCAGCGTGGCGGTGCCCCTCGTGGTCAGCGATCACGAGGACCACGCGGAGGTTCGCGACGGTCTCCGCGGACGAACCCTCGGTCTCGCCGGACATGCGGCGTTCGAGACCTACTCGGTGCTGACCAGGCTGCCCGCGCCGTTGCGCCGCAGCCCGTCGGCGACCCAGCGGCTGCTCACGGCGAACTTCCCGGCCACGCGCTTTCTCGACGAGGGGGCCACCGCCGCCCTCCGCGAACGACTGGCGCACCTGGGGATCGCCGGCGGGGCGGTGTACGACGCACTCGTCGGTGCGACGGCGCTGCACCACCGGCTTCCGCTGGTCACCAGGGACCACCGCGCGACGGGGACCTACCGCAAGCTGGACGTCCCCCTGTGGTCTCCCCGCTGA
- a CDS encoding cell wall-binding repeat-containing protein has translation MRARTIVAILGVLGVLVIAVPVGGQEADDTIFIAKDDEQPSNAEIAARLSEGTFATADRVVLARDDDFADALASGVLQQDAPLLLVSRDGMQPRVAERLGELAPQEVVLLGGAAALPAAIADDLTDRGYAVSRREGPSRFETAVAIAERDAPDATAAILVRAFPAADSTDPTRRSPTASRPAAWPRRTAGRSCSPRPSS, from the coding sequence ATGCGGGCACGGACGATCGTGGCGATCCTCGGGGTGCTCGGGGTGCTGGTCATCGCCGTCCCTGTCGGCGGGCAGGAGGCCGACGACACGATCTTCATCGCCAAGGACGACGAGCAGCCGTCGAACGCCGAGATCGCCGCCCGCCTGTCCGAGGGGACGTTCGCGACCGCCGACCGGGTCGTCCTGGCCCGTGACGACGACTTCGCTGACGCGCTCGCCTCCGGAGTCCTCCAGCAGGACGCGCCCCTCCTCCTGGTCTCCCGCGACGGCATGCAGCCGCGCGTCGCCGAGCGGCTGGGCGAGCTCGCCCCGCAGGAGGTCGTCCTCCTCGGCGGCGCGGCCGCCCTGCCTGCCGCGATCGCCGACGACCTGACCGACCGGGGCTACGCGGTGAGCCGGCGCGAAGGCCCCTCCCGGTTCGAGACCGCGGTCGCCATCGCCGAGCGCGACGCGCCCGACGCCACCGCTGCGATCCTCGTCCGCGCCTTCCCCGCCGCGGACTCCACCGACCCGACCCGGCGTTCGCCGACAGCCTCGCGGCCGGCGGCCTGGCCGCGGAGAACGGCTGGCCGGTCCTGCTCACCCAGACCGAGCAGCTGA
- a CDS encoding DUF6364 family protein: MTTKNITLSMPEELVRRAKVLAAQRDTSVSALVAQLLEELVGDVPHYDQAWAEEESLMADGIGLRVGDITWTRDDLHIR; the protein is encoded by the coding sequence GTGACGACGAAGAACATCACGCTGTCCATGCCCGAGGAGCTGGTACGGCGCGCCAAGGTCCTGGCGGCGCAGCGGGACACGTCGGTGTCCGCGCTGGTCGCGCAGCTCCTGGAGGAGCTGGTCGGCGACGTGCCCCACTACGACCAGGCCTGGGCTGAGGAGGAGTCCCTGATGGCGGACGGCATCGGACTGCGGGTGGGTGACATCACCTGGACCCGCGATGATCTCCACATCCGATGA
- a CDS encoding type II toxin-antitoxin system VapC family toxin — MLLDTHVLLWWLADDERLGHRAREAIAEAELVVVSAVSAWEIGIKQALGKLTGPEDLAREMSDNAFTALSVSVRHVLAAARLPAHHQDPFDRMLVAQANAEDLVLVTQDDHIRTYDVTILTA, encoded by the coding sequence TTGTTGCTGGACACCCACGTCCTGCTCTGGTGGTTGGCCGACGACGAACGCCTGGGCCATCGAGCCCGCGAAGCCATCGCCGAAGCGGAGCTCGTGGTCGTGTCGGCGGTCTCCGCGTGGGAGATCGGCATCAAGCAGGCCCTCGGCAAGCTGACCGGCCCGGAGGATCTGGCCCGGGAGATGTCCGACAACGCCTTCACCGCCCTGTCCGTGTCCGTACGGCACGTCCTGGCCGCCGCCCGTCTGCCGGCGCATCACCAGGATCCGTTCGACCGGATGCTCGTGGCGCAAGCCAACGCCGAGGACTTGGTCCTGGTCACCCAGGACGACCACATCCGGACCTACGACGTGACGATCCTCACGGCCTGA
- a CDS encoding ATP-binding protein produces the protein MLLDDPDRRAIVAADPARVLESLAPVLLDEWQHLPRLWDDVRRRVDGGAEPGSYLLTGSASPDRGGGRHSGAGRIVSVRMRPLSLAERGLAVPSVSLEVLASGGRSAVGGECDVDLERYVDEILASGLPGIRPHAGRARQALLDGYLDRIVERDFPQAGHDLRNPAALRRWLTAYAGATGTQAAYETIRDAASSGQGNPPARTTVQPYMDVLERLWILDPVPAWMPTRSRLTRLTQPPTHHLADPALAARLLGVGAGQLLDGRSGAMSMPRDGTLLGALFESLVAQSIRVYAQAAGARVGHLRTKGGAREVDLLVIRDDDRVVAIEVKLSQTVDDHDVRHLRWLADQLGDGLLDALVVTTGHEAYRRPDGIAVVPAALLGT, from the coding sequence GTGTTGCTCGACGATCCGGACCGCCGCGCCATCGTCGCCGCGGACCCGGCCCGGGTCCTCGAGTCCCTCGCTCCGGTTCTGTTGGACGAGTGGCAGCACCTCCCCCGGTTGTGGGACGACGTCCGTCGACGCGTCGACGGTGGTGCCGAACCGGGGTCGTACCTGCTGACCGGTAGCGCCTCCCCGGACCGCGGCGGCGGGCGCCACTCGGGTGCAGGCCGGATCGTCAGCGTCCGGATGCGTCCCCTGAGCCTCGCCGAACGCGGTCTGGCCGTGCCATCGGTGAGCCTCGAGGTGCTGGCGAGTGGGGGGCGCTCCGCGGTGGGCGGCGAGTGCGACGTCGACCTGGAGCGGTACGTCGATGAGATCCTCGCCAGCGGTCTTCCGGGCATCCGGCCTCACGCCGGACGAGCTCGCCAGGCGCTCCTCGACGGCTACCTCGACCGGATCGTCGAGCGCGACTTCCCGCAGGCCGGCCACGACCTGCGCAACCCCGCGGCCCTCCGCCGCTGGCTGACCGCGTACGCCGGCGCCACCGGCACCCAGGCCGCCTACGAGACCATCCGGGACGCGGCGTCCTCGGGGCAGGGGAACCCGCCGGCGCGGACGACGGTCCAGCCCTACATGGATGTGCTCGAACGCCTGTGGATCCTCGATCCCGTGCCTGCGTGGATGCCCACACGCTCACGGCTGACCCGGTTGACCCAGCCCCCGACGCACCACCTGGCTGATCCCGCCCTGGCGGCGCGGCTCCTCGGCGTCGGGGCGGGGCAGCTGCTGGACGGCCGGTCCGGCGCCATGTCGATGCCGCGCGACGGGACGCTGCTCGGGGCGCTCTTCGAGTCCCTGGTCGCCCAGTCCATCCGCGTCTACGCCCAGGCCGCGGGGGCACGGGTCGGTCACCTCCGCACCAAGGGTGGTGCGCGGGAGGTCGACCTACTCGTCATCCGCGACGACGACCGAGTCGTGGCGATCGAGGTCAAGCTGTCACAGACGGTGGACGACCACGACGTCCGACACCTCCGCTGGCTCGCCGATCAGCTCGGCGACGGACTCCTGGACGCGCTCGTCGTCACCACCGGTCACGAGGCCTACCGTCGGCCGGACGGGATCGCGGTGGTGCCTGCGGCGCTGCTCGGCACGTGA
- a CDS encoding type II toxin-antitoxin system VapB family antitoxin — protein MTRTNIDLDDRAVQLVMQRFRLGSKREAVNLALRRLAAEPLDLDDARALMGSGWDGDLSEMRAGRTA, from the coding sequence ATGACACGCACAAACATCGACCTCGACGACCGGGCTGTCCAGCTGGTGATGCAACGCTTCCGGCTCGGCAGCAAGCGCGAAGCTGTGAACCTGGCACTGAGGCGACTGGCCGCCGAGCCGCTCGACCTCGACGACGCCCGAGCCCTGATGGGGTCGGGGTGGGACGGTGACCTCTCTGAGATGCGGGCCGGCCGGACTGCATGA
- a CDS encoding AbrB/MazE/SpoVT family DNA-binding domain-containing protein, which translates to MRATIDKAGRLVIPKPLRDRLGLRPGEVELTADGTALRVEPVTSDELVEVEGRLVIPPTGTGIDADVVRALRDADRR; encoded by the coding sequence ATGCGTGCAACCATCGACAAGGCAGGCCGGTTGGTCATCCCGAAGCCCCTGCGCGATCGGCTGGGTCTCCGGCCGGGAGAGGTCGAGCTGACCGCGGACGGGACCGCCCTGCGCGTCGAGCCTGTGACCTCTGACGAGCTGGTGGAGGTCGAGGGCCGCCTGGTCATCCCGCCCACGGGAACCGGGATCGATGCCGACGTGGTGCGGGCCCTGCGGGATGCCGACCGCCGCTGA
- a CDS encoding type II toxin-antitoxin system VapC family toxin: MTLYVDTSVIMYAGGADHPKRDGCRAALRAVLDGAEDAVTSAEVVQEILHRFGRADRQIGTAMAQSTITMFAPLVAIDDAVIARAVDLFASMPRLSSRDVIHVAVCRELGIDRILTVDQDFDSVGGLTRVDPDTFL, translated from the coding sequence ATGACGCTCTACGTCGACACGTCGGTGATCATGTACGCCGGCGGTGCAGATCACCCGAAGCGGGACGGGTGTCGCGCCGCACTCCGGGCGGTGCTCGATGGGGCCGAGGACGCCGTCACCTCTGCTGAGGTCGTCCAGGAGATCCTCCACCGGTTCGGGCGGGCTGACCGTCAGATCGGCACCGCGATGGCGCAGTCGACGATCACGATGTTCGCGCCGCTGGTCGCGATCGACGATGCGGTCATCGCGAGGGCGGTCGATCTCTTCGCCTCGATGCCACGGTTGTCCTCTCGCGATGTCATCCACGTCGCGGTGTGCAGGGAGCTCGGGATCGACCGGATCCTGACCGTCGACCAGGACTTCGATTCGGTGGGGGGACTGACGCGCGTGGACCCCGACACGTTCCTCTGA